GGTCGCCGAGATCGCCGACGGCGCGTCCGATCATCGCAAGCTCCATCGAGCGGACCCGCGGCAGCGGCGTGCGGTACTCGCCGTCGGCCATGCGCCGCAGCGCCGACACGATCGAATGGGCGGGCGCCAGCGTGTGCGCGATCGCGAGCGAGGCGAGCAGCGCGATGGCGAGCGCCATCAGGAGCGCGACATGGATGTTGTCCAGGATGTGCTGCCAGGCGAGTGCGATCGCAGCGTCCGGATCGGCGATGGCGCCGACGGTTCCCGCGGTCGCGGCGCGGGCGCTGATCGGCCGCTCGACGGTCGCGTGTTCGCCGAGCACCGCCTGCACGGTGGCCGCGAACCAGCGCGGCGGCGCCTTGCCGATCCCCTTGCTCTGGCCGCAGAGCGGCTTCTCGAAGGCGCCGGCCGGTTCGAACTGCACGCAGATCCCCGGGGCGATCAGGCCCATGGTTTCGATCGTGCGCCAGTCCGGCGCCGGCAGCAATTGCTCGCGCATCCGGTTGCTGCGCAGCAACAATTCGCGCCAGTACAGTGCCTCGAGCGCCTGCGAGACCCGCTCGGCCGACGCCTGTGTGGCGCGATCGACGCTGCGATAGGCGTCGATCGTGGCCCAGACCGTGGCCGCGCCGAGGCACAGCGCGACGATGACGAGCAGGCGGGCGACCAATTGAAGCACGAGGCGCATGCGATCACTCCACGGCCGGAGCATGATCCGGAAAGGCGCAAAGCCCACGCGACAAACGCGGAACGCGTTTGCGCGGAGATCATGCTCAAACGAGAGGAGCGGAGCGTAACAGCAACCTCGCTGCGGGCAAGTGCGGGCGCGGGTCGCCATGCAGGTCGGGAAATTTGCCCGACGTAATTTGGGCAGATGTCTTTGGACGGCGCCCGCCGGCTCTGCTCTAACTGC
This Bradyrhizobium sp. CCBAU 53421 DNA region includes the following protein-coding sequences:
- a CDS encoding sensor histidine kinase, which codes for MRLVLQLVARLLVIVALCLGAATVWATIDAYRSVDRATQASAERVSQALEALYWRELLLRSNRMREQLLPAPDWRTIETMGLIAPGICVQFEPAGAFEKPLCGQSKGIGKAPPRWFAATVQAVLGEHATVERPISARAATAGTVGAIADPDAAIALAWQHILDNIHVALLMALAIALLASLAIAHTLAPAHSIVSALRRMADGEYRTPLPRVRSMELAMIGRAVGDLGDRLAQAEEERTVLTRRLLEIRNDERRALARELHDEFGQNLTAILAFANTIEASAGDKYAAGTEIAQDARMISQATRRIIACLRDTLNRLRHPPAEELGLEASLVDLVDSWRSRTTQPMIQLDLQGDLADISGTVAATAYRVAQECLTNALRHSSAREIVLRIERRTGTENALLVRVEDDGGGDAAKVAQSAGFGLTGVSERVAALGGSLSIARASRGLSVAATIPLAA